The genomic segment CGAGGTGGTCGACCCCGACTGGGGCGAGGTGCTGCTGGACACCTCGACCGCGGCGAAGCGCGCCACGCTGGCCGCCGTCGTCGGCCGCTGGATGCACGGGTGTGCCAGGGACGGCTTCCGCGCCGTCGAGCCGGACAACCTGGACTCGTGGACCCGCTCGCGGCGGCTGCTGGACCGCTCCGACGCGCTGGCGTACGCAGGGCTGCTGATTGCCCGGGCGCATGCGGACGGGCTCGCGATCGGCCAGAAGAACACCGCCGAGGTGTCGGCCGCCGGCCGGCGGGCCGGGTTCGACTTCGCGGTCGCCGAGGAGTGCGCCGAGTACGGCGAGTGCGGCGACTACACGGCGGTGTACGGCGACGAGGTGTTCGTCATCGAGTACGACCGGGCCGGATTCGTCCGGGCCTGCCGCACCGTGGGCGAGCGACTCTCGGTGGTGTTGCGCGACCGGGAGGTCACGGCGCCCGGCTCCGCCAGCTACGTCCACGACGCCTGCTGATCCTCCCGCCCGAACCCAGGGGGAGCGCACGCCGATCGACCGGACCAGGCGGCGGCCCCGCCGCCCGGCGCGGGCGCCGGGTGCAGCGGTCGGTCAGGAGGTGGTCTGCAGTGGCCGGGCCGCTTCCGCGGCGGTCTCCCGGTGCGACGAGGTCAGGCTCGCGAACACCACCACGTTGCGTTCGTAGCTGTGGGTTCGCTCGTCGAACCGGCCGCCGCAGGTCACCAGCCGCAGGCTCGGCCCGGCAGTCGGCCCGTACACCGCGGTCGCCGGGAACCGGGTCTTCTCGTACCCGGCGACGCCGTCGACGGTGAACACCGCGACCGTGTGGTCGGCCCGGGTCACCTGGACGGTGTCGCCGCGGGTGAGCGCGCCGAGGTAGTAGAACACGGCGGGGCCGGTGCGGTGCGAGTCGACGTGGCCGAGCAGCACGGCGGCGCCGGACTGTCCAGGCGTCACGCTCCGGTCGTACCAGCCGGTCAGGTACGGGTGGTCGATCGGCGGCACCGCGACGGTGTCGTCCGCGTCCAGGCCGGTGGCGATGATCGGCGCGTGGATGTGGGCCCGCGCCACGTCGATGCGTACCGGTGTCGACGGCGGCAGCGGGGCGGCAGCCGACGGCGCTGGTGTCGCGCTGGTGCTCGGCGCGGGCGGTGCGACGACGGCGCTGGGCGGCGCCTGCGCCGCGGTCGGTTGCGGCGGCGGCGTCGGGGCCCGCATCATCGCGAGGACCAGCAGTGTCGCGCCGAGCACGCCGCCCAGGACCAGCAGCACGCCGAGCACCGTCCGCCAACCCGCCGCCCCACCGTGCGCCAGCGGATCCCACTCGGCCGGGGGCGGTCCGTCGCGTTCCCCGCCCCGCTCGTGCGCGCCGTCTCGTTCGGGCCGGCCGGGCCGCTCGCGTTCGACGTCTCGCTCGGGTTGCTTGCCCCGCTCGTGCGCGCCGTCACCCTCGGGGCGCCCGCGCGGCTCGCGTTCGGCGCCCCGCTCGGGTAGCTCGACGGTGTCGGCTCCGGCGCCCGGATGCCCGGCGGTCGGCGGCACCGGGGCCGGGGCCGCGGGTGCCCGGAAGTCGGATGCCGGGAAGTCGGGTGCCGGGAAGGCGGGTGCCCGCAACTCGGGTGCCGGGAAGGCGGGCGCCGGGAACTCGACGGTCGGGGCCTCGGAGTCCCGGCCGCCGGGGTCGCTCGCCGGCTGCGTCATCACCCCTCCGTCCCGGTGCCCGAGCGGCCCGCGGCCCGACACCGTGACGCGTCAGTGCTTCTTCGGGCGCCGTACCAGCAGCAGCACGCCGCCTGCCGCGACCACGCCGAGCACGCCCAGGCCCGCCGCGGCGAGGGCGGTGCTGCCGCCGCCCAGCTGCGCCGTCGCCCCGTCACCGGTGTCCGGGTTGCCGCCCGGCGTCACCGTGAACTGTTTGGTACCGGGGTCGGGTGTCGAGGTGTTCTTGCAGTTGACGGTGGCGGTGTAGGTGCCGGGTTGGACGTTGCTGAACGTCGCGCTCAGCACGCCGCTCGCCTCCGGGTTGCCCGCCATGTCCTGCTCGGTGGCGTCGTTGGAGCCGGTCTGGATGGCTGCGACGGCGCCGGTCGAGGCGCAGTCGGAGGTGCTCACCGTGACCGTGCTGCCCTGCACCACGACCGCGACGACCGGCGCCGCGGAGGCACCGGACGACAGGGCCAGGGATGCACCAGCGGCACCGAACGCCCCGGCGACGACGATCCTGCGCACGAAGGACATCCCCTACACCCCCCAAATCGCATATGAGGTGACTCAGTCACCGTAAACGTTGCCGGCCGTTCGTGATCACGTTCTGGCCAGCTGCCACCCTGCCGGGTGTCACGGCCGGTCGGGCAGCCCCGCCGGCTCGGCCGTCAGTGCAGCGACGTCCTCAGTGGACAGTTGCAGTGTCGCGGCGGCGACGTTCTCGGCCAGGTGGCGCTGGCTCGCCGTGCCGGGGATCGGCAGCAGCACCCGGGAGCGCTGCAGCAGCCAGGCCAGCGCGACCTGGGGCGGCGTCGCGTCGTGCCGGGCGGCGACCGCCCGCGCGGCCGGCGTGAGCGTACGGGGCGCCACCGGCAGCCACGGCAGGAACGCGATGCCGTGCCGCTCGCAGTACGCCAGCACGTCCTCGTGCCGCCGGTCGCTCAGGTTGTACCGGTTCTGCACGGCGGCGACCGGCACGATCCGGCGGGCAGCCTCGATCTCGGCCACCGACACCTCGGAGAGCCCGACGTGTCGCACCTTGCCCTCGTCGCGCAGCTGCCGCAACGCCCCGTACTGGTCGGCCGGCGGCACCGTCGCGTCGATGCGGTGCAGCTGGAACAGGTCGATGCGGTCCAGCCGCAGCCGGCGCAGGCTCAGTTCGGCCTGCTGCCGCAGGTACTCCGGCCGGCCGCAGTCGTACCAGGCGTCGCCGAGGTTGATCCGGCCGGCCTTGGTGGCGAGCACGAGCGAGTCCGGGTACGGGTGCAGCGCCTCGGCGAGCAACGTTTCGTTGTCGCCCAGGTCGTACGAGTCGGCGGTGTCGATCAGCGTGACGCCGAGGTCGACCGCCCGTCGGGCCACCGCGACGGCGCGGGTGCGTGCCGCGGCCGGTCTCCCGGGCAGCCGCAGCGCACCGAATCCGATCCGGCGCACCGGCAGGTCACCGCCGAGCAGGAACGTGTCTGTCATGGGTCTCCCTTCGCCCGCTCCACTGTGCGGGACGCATATCGTTAAGACAAGCAAGACTGTCTTTGTCGAATCGCGTAGCATCACTACGTGCTCAATCTGGAACGGCTGCGAGTGCTGCGTGCGATCGCGGCGACCGGCTCGGTCCGCGGCGCCGCGGCCACCCTGCACGTCACCACCTCCGCCGTCTCCCAGCAGATGGCCCGGCTGGAGCGGGAGATCGGCCAGCCGCTGGTGGAACGCAACGGTCGCGGCATCCGGCTCACCGACGCCGCGCTGCTGCTGTCCGAGCACGCCGGTGCGCTGCTGGCCCAGGCCGAGGCGGTCGAGACGGACCTCGCCCGGCACCGCGGCGCGGTGGTCGGTGAGCTGCGGCTCGCCGCGTTCGCCACCGCCGCCCGCGGCCTGCTGCCGACCGCCCTCGCGGCGCTGCACGACCGGTACCCGGCGCTGCGAACACGCACCGCGGAGCAGGAGCCGGACGTGGCGCTCCCGGCCGTCGCCAGCGGGGATCTCGACCTCGCGATCGCCCAGGACTGGCCGGAGTCGCCGTTGACCCTGCCGGCCGGCTCGGCCCGGACCGGCCTGCTCGACGACGTGTTCGACGTCGCGCTGCCCGCCGGGCACCGGCTCGCCGACCGCCCGACCCTCGACCTGGTCGAACTCGCCGCCGACGACTGGGTCGGCTGGTCGGCCGGGCAGCTGTGTCACGACTGGCTGCGCCGCACCGTGCCGGACGCCCGGGTCCCGCACACCGCGAGCGAACACGCCACCCAGCTGGCGCTGGTCGCCGCCGGGCTCGGCGTCGCGCTGCTGCCCCGGCTCGGCCGCGATCCGGTACCGGACGGGGTTCGGTTCGCCGCGGTGCGGCCGGCACCGGTACGCCGGGTGTTCGCGGTCTGGCGGTCCGCGGCGGCCCGCCAGCCCGCCATCCGGGCAGCCCTCGCCGCGCTGCGCGACGCCGGCCGCCGCTGACTCGGGTACTGCGGGTCCGCTGGTCACCGCGGCTCGTGCGGGCCGGCGACCGGCCGCGCCGGCAGGTCCGGGCACTGATCGGAGAGGACGTCGCCGGCGGCGCGGCGTGGCCGGCCGGCCGACCCGTCGACCGGAGGTACCGGAGCGGTTGTGCGACAGGGCATCCGGCGCGAACCGATCGGCGCGCGCGAGCAGCCGACCGGCTGAGCTGCCCGGCCCGGCCCGAAAGCTACGGTGTGATCACCGTGCGTCGCCGGGTGGCGGCGCGAGCGAAGGAGCGGCGTATGCGTGCGGCGATGCGGGTCGGAATCGGGGCGGCCGCGGCCGGTCTGGCGGCCGTGGTGCTGACGGCGACACCGGGCACGGCGGCGACCCCGGCGGTGCACTTCGCCGGCATCCAGTACAACGCCCCCGGCGCCGACACCACCAGGAACGTCAACGGTGAGTACGTGAAGATCTCGAACTCCGGTAGCAGGGCGGTCAGCATCCGGGGCTGGTCGGTACGGGACGCGGCCGGCCACCGGTACACGTTCCCCACCTACACCATCAAGGCGCACGACAGCCTCTGGCTGCACTCCGGCAAGGGCAGGCACACGCACCGCACCTTCTACTGGGGCTCCGGCTGGCACATCTGGAACAACAACGGGGACACCGCGACGCTGCGGGACACCCACCGCGTGCACGACACCTGCCGCTGGACCCGGTCGACCTCGTCCGGCTGGAAGACCTGCTGAGGCCCGCGCCGGCCGCGGTGGCCCGCCCGGCGCCACGGAACCGGCACGGTTTCGGTGCACCGTGTGCACGGCGGATCCCGGGAATCCGCACAACCGGTGAGTAGCTTCGCCGGGCATGAGAGTCACGATGGTGCTGCCGGCGCTGACCGAGGCGACCAGCCCGCGGCTGCGGCCGATCAAGTACTCGCTGTTTCCCCCGCTGGGGCTGGCCACGCTGGCCGGCTACCTGTCCGACTCCGACGAGGTGCGGATCGTCGACGAGCACGTGCAACCGTTGCGGCTGGACGACGACCGGCCCGATCTCGCGGTGATCCAGCCGTACATCACGTCGGCCCGGCGGGCCTACCGGCTCGCGGCGGCGTACCGGGCGAAGGGCGTGCACGTGGCGATGGGCGGGCTGCACGTCACGTCGCTGCCGGAGGAGGCGGCCCGGCACGCCGACACGATCTTCCTCGGCCCGGGCGAGGACATCTGGCCGGCGTTCCTGGCCGACTTCCGGGCGCGCCGCCCGAGACCGCGGTACGAGTCGCGCGAGCGCACCCTGGTCCGGCTGCCGCCGGTGCGGCGCGACCTGATCGACCGGCGCCGCTACCTGGTGCCGAACTCGCTGGTGGTGTCCCGCGGCTGCCCGCACCACTGCGACTTCTGTTACAAGGACGCCTTCTTCACCGGCGGGAAGTCGTTCTACACCCAGGCGGTCGACGACGCGCTCGCCGAGATCGAGCGGCTACCCGGCCGGCACCTGTACTTCCTGGACGACCACCTGTTCGGCAACCGGCGCTTCGCAGAGGCGCTGTTCGACGGGATGCGGGGGATGGGCCGGGTCTGGCAGGCCGCCGGCACCGTCGACTCGGTGCTCGCGCCGGGTTTGCTGGAGCGCGCGGTCGACGCCGGCCTGCGCAGCCTGTTCGTCGGTTTCGAGACCGTCAACGACGCCAACCTGCCGGCCCAGCGGAAGCGGCAGAACATCGGCCGGGACTACGCGGCTGTCGTGCGGCGGCTGCACGGGGCCGGGGTGATGGTCAACGCCAGCTTCGTGTTCGGCATGGACGACGACGGACCGGACGTGTTCGACCGCACCGTCGACTGGGCGGTCGGCCAGGGGATCGAGACCGCGACCTTCCACATCATGACGCCCTACCCGGGAACCGCGCTGTACCAACGGATGCAGCAGGCCGGCAGGATCCTGCACACCGACTGGGACCGGTACGACACCCGGCACGTGGTGTACCGGCCGGCCAGGTTGACCGCGGCCGAGCTGACCGACGGGTACCGGCGGGCGTACCGGGACTTCTACCGCTGGCCGGCGATCTGGCGCGGCGCCGGGACCAAACCGCCCGGTCGGGACCGGCTGCGGCACCTGGCCTACGCGGGCGGCTGGAAGAAGCTCTCCCCGCTGTGGCACCCGCTGATCCGGGCCCGCCAGGTGTCCCGCGCGCTGCCGTTCCTGGAGTCGCTGCTGGGCAGCTTCGGTGCCCGCCGCTCGGCCCCGCCCGCTCGCACCGCACGGGCTGCCCGCCCGGGAGCGTCACCGTCTCTCGACACCGCCCGCCCGCGAGACCCGGCCAGGTAGCCGTCCGGGATCGGCGCCGGCGCCGCGACAGCTCCGGCCCGCGCGGGCGGGGCGGGGTAGCGTCGGGGTATGGAGTCGAGGACCGACGCGGACACCGCCCTGCAGCTCGCCGACTGGCGCCGCACCGTCGCCGAGCTGTACGCCCAGGTGCGCGCCGCCGCCGACCCGGTCGCCGGGCACGCCCGCTGGCGAGCCGGGCGCGACGCGTTGTTCGGCCGGCACCCGCAGAGCCCGCTCGCGGCCACCGATCCGTTGCGGGGCACCGGCCTGCCCTACTGGCCGTACGATCCGGCGCTGCGCTTCGAGCTGCCGGTGACGCCGCCGGACGCGCCGCAGCGCCGGGAGGTCGACACCGGCGCCGACGGCGTCACCAGCTACGAGCTGATCGGCTCGGTGCGGCTGCCCGCGCCGGTGTCCGGCACGCTCGCGGTGTGGTGGACGCGGCAGTACGGCGGCGGGTTGTTCCTGCCGGTGCGCGACGGCACCGCCGGGCGCACCAGCTACGGGGCCGGCCGCTACCTGCTGGACACCGCCAAGGGCGCCGACCTCGGCGGCTCCGGCGGCAGCCTGCTGCTGGACCTCAACTTCCTCTACCACCCGTCCTGCCGGTACGACGACAGCTGGGTGTGCCCGCTCGCGCCGGCCGAGAACACGCTCGCCGCCGAGATCCGCGCCGGCGAGCGCCTCTGACCGACGGCGGTCACGGGTGCCGGGTGGCGCGGGACGCGAGCGCCCGGTGCGGTAGCGGGACGCTCCGATTCCGGGCAGTGCCGCGTTCCGGATCGCCGGCAGCACCGGATCGCCGAGCAGCACCGAAACCCGGGCCGGTGCCAGCGGGTGCTCAGCCGGACAGCGAGTCCAGGTCCTCGGGGGTGTCGATGTCGGCCGGCGACCCGGTACCGTCGCAGTCGACCAGCGTCACCAGCTCCGGATGGCTCCGCAGGTACCCGCGTGCCCCCCGGTCACCCCGGGCCGACGCCAGCACGCCCGGCCAGTACTCCCGGCTCAGCAGCACCGGATTGCGCGGCCGACCGGCATAGCCGGCCACCGCGAGCCGGGCACCGCGGCGGTACGCCGCCAGCAACCGGCGCACCGCCGCCGGCCCGACGAGCGGCTGATCCACCAGCGCGACGACGACCGCGTCGACGCGGGCCGGCAACGCCTCGACGCCGGCCCGCAGCGACGATCCCATCCCGGTAGCCCAGCCAGGGTTGGCCACCACGGTGGCGCCCGGGCAGGTCAGCGGCGCGGCGCCGGACACCACGTAGACCGGATCGCAGCCACCGCCGGTCAGCAGGGCGACGCCGTGCTCCAGCAGCGTCCGGCCGCGAAACGACACCAGTGCCTTGGGCCGCCCGAACCGGCGCCCCGCTCCCGCCGCGAGCAGCAGCCCGGCCACCGTCGTACCGGTCATGGCCGACCTCCGCGGCGCTTCGAGCGGCGGTGGCGCACGCACCGGTGGTCGGCCGGTCCGGTGCGGTCCGGGGTCCGCCCGCGTGCCGCCCGCGCGCCGCGCCGGCTGCTCATGCGAGCTTCAGCGCGAGGTAGAGGTCGACCCGCCCGGGAAAGGTGGACAGGTCGCGGCCGGTCAGCCGCTCGATCCGGCCGATCCGGTACCGCAGTGTGTTGACGTGCAGGTGCAGCCGGGCGGCGCAGCGGGTCCACGACCCGTCGCAGTCCAGGAACGCCTCCAGGGTGGCCAGCAGGTCGGTGCGGTGCGCCGCGTCGTACCCGACGAGCGGGCCGAGCAGCCGGTCGGTGTACGAGCGACGCAACTCGTCCGGCACGGTGGCGAGCAGCAGCCCGTGCGAGGTCAGTTCCCCGGAACCGGCCACCCGCACCTGGCCGGGCCGGTGCTCGCCGAGCCTGCGTACCGCCCGGGCCTCCTCCAACGCGCCGTGCAGCCCGGCCGCGCAGGCCGGCGCCGCCGCCACCCCGATGCCGACCCGGGAACCGGACAGGCCGGGTCGCAGCGCCTCGGCCTGGGCGCGGACGTACTCGACGAACTCGCCGAACCGGTCGATGTCGGTCGCGACGATCGCAACGGACTCGCCGTCGACCCCGGTGACCAGCGACCGGTCCGACCGCCCGGCACAGATCTCCCCCAGCAGCGCGGTCGGCGGTGTGGCGCCGGTGGCGGCGGCCACCACCACCGCGATCGGTTCATCCGGCGCGAAACCCGCGACCTGCAACCGGGACGCGACGTCGGCGGGTGCGGCGGAGTCGGAGCCGGCCAGCCGGACCAGCTGGGCGCCCTGCCGGTCGGCGACCTGGCGGGCTTCCTCCTGCCGGGACCACTCCAGCGCGAGCAGCGTGCACACCTCGCCGACCGGGCCGCGTACCCCCGGATCGTCGGCGTCGAGATCGCCGGCGACGGCGAGGCACCAGCCCGCGATGCGCGGCTGCCGCGGTGAGATCGCCAGCAGCGTGTACCGGCCGGCGGGCAGCCGTTCGGTGGCCGGCAGCGGCTCGGCGGACAGGTAGCGGCGGGCGAGGCGGCGGCGGTCGTCGGCAGGCAGCAGGCCGGTTCCGGCGACCCGGCGGCCGGCCGCGGACAGCACGACGCAGTCGGCGCCGATCCGGTCGGTGAGCAGGCGGCACATGTCGTCCGGCCCCGCGCCGGTGGCCACCAGGGTGTGCAGCCGGTCCCGCCAGCGTTGCTCGGCGCCGCCGGGCCGTTCCTCGGTGACCGCGCGGACCACCCGTTCGGTGACGGTCGCGAACGACACGTCCGGCGGCACCTCGAACAGCACCACACCGCGCCGCCGGCACTCCTGGACCAGATCGTCCGGTACCGCCTGGGTTTCGTCGTCCGCGTACCCGGCGGCGAGCGCGGCGATCCCGCCCTCGGCGAGGGCGGCGACGAACGCGGCCGAATCCGCCGGACCGTGCCGCCACAGCATTCCGGTGAGCACGAGTTCGCCACCGGTCAGATACCGCCGCGGATCGGGCAGATCGGTCGTGTACACCCAGCGGACCGCCCGGTCCAGCTGGGAGCCACCGGTGAGCAGGCGGAGCCGCAGATCCGGCGCGTCGAGCAGGGCACGTAGCCGCACGTACCCACGGTAGCCGCCGGGTCTTGGAGGAACGTACAAGACGGGGGTTCGGGACCGGTCGTCCTTTCGGAGCTTCGGTGCCTGGCCGGGCCCGCCCGCGGCGGGTTCTACTACCGACGGGCCGGCCGGGTGTCAGCCGATCCGGTCCGGGTAGTGCTGGCAGGTCGGTACCGCGACATCGGCGCGGCACCGACGAGGGGAGTGGCGGATGGACCGGGGGCTGCGGGTGTTCAACGCGTTGCCGGCACCGAGGGCGTCGCTCGCCGGGTGCTGCGGTGCGCCCGGCTGGGCCGAGACCGTGGCCGCCGGCCGCCCGTACCGGGACCGGGCCGCGCTGCGGGCCGCCGCGGACGCGGCGCTGGCCAGCGCGGACTGGTCCGCGGTCGCGACCGCGCTGGCCGACCATCCCCGGATCGGCGCGCCGCCCCGCGGTGACGACCGGCGGGCCGCCTGGTCCCGCGCCGAACAGTCGGCCGCGTCCGTACCGGCCGGGGCCGCGCCCGCGGGCGGCGGTGCGGGCGACCCGCTGGTCGCCGCGAACGAGGCGTACGAGCGGCGGTTCGGGCACGTGTTCCTGATCTGCGCGACCGGCCGCAGCCGGGCGCAGATCCTCGCCGCGCTGGCCGAGCGGCTGCGCAACGACGAGGCGACCGAACGCGTCGTGGTACGCCGGGAACTCGCCGCGATCGCCGCGCTGCGGTTGGACCGGCTGCTGGCGGAGCTGGCGGCGGCCGACGAGCCGGCGATGCCATGAGCGAGCAGAGCCGCGGCTGCGGCCGGTGGCGCCTCGCCGGGCGGCCGACCGAGGAGGGCCGATGAGCCTGTCGACCCACGTGCTGGACACCGGCCGGGGCCGGCCCGCGGCCGGTGTGCCGGTCCGGCTGGAGTCGGCCGACGGCACCGCACTCGGCGCGGGGGTCACCGACGGCGACGGCCGGTTGGCCGGGTTGCCGCTGGCCGCGCCCGGCCGGTACCGGCTGGTGTTCGACACCGCGGCCTGGTTCGCGGCGACCGGCACCGAGGGGTTCTTCCCCGAGGTGGCGATCACCTTCACGGTGACCGATGCCGGGGCGCGGCACCACGTGCCGCTGCTGCTGAGCCCGTTCGCGTACTCGACCTACCGAGGGAGCTGACCGTGGGGATCGTGCTCGGTGACAACCGGTACGGCAAGGCGGAGGTGCACCTGGTCCGGGTGGACCGCGCCGCCGACCGGCACGCCCTGGCCGACGTGACGGTCAGCGTGTCGCTGTCCGGTGAGCTGGCGGACGTGCACCTGCGCGGCGACAACAGGAACGTGCTGACCACCGACGCGCAGAAGAACACCGTGTTCGCGTTCGCCGCCGACGGGGTCGGGCAGATCGAGGAGTTCGGGTTGCGGCTGGCGCGGCACTTCGTGGCGAGCCAGCCGGCCATCCGCCGTGCCGTGGTGCGGCTGACCGAGCAGCCGTGGGACCGCATCGAGGGCGACGGCGGACCGGCGCCGCACTCGTTCGCCCGCAACGGGACCTGCCTGCGTACCGCCCAGGTGTGCGGCACCGCCGACGGGGTCGAGGTGGGGTCCGGGCTGACCGGGCTGACGCTGCTCAACACCACCGATTCGGAGTTCTGGGGTTTCGCGAGGGACCGGTACACCACGCTCGCCGAGACGCGGGACCGGGTCCTCGCCACCGCCGTGGACGCGCGCTGGCGGCACCGGTCCGCCGACGGCGACTTCGGCACGTCGTACCGGGACGTCCGGCGGCTGCTGACGACCGCGTTCGCGGAGACCTACAGCTACTCGCTGCAGCAGACGCTGTACGCGATGGGGGAGCGGGTGCTCGCCGCGCATCCGGAGATCGCCGAGATCCGGTTGTCGCTGCCGAACAAGCACCACTTCCTGGTGGACCTGTCCCCGCACGGCATCGAGAACGCCGACACCGTCTACTACGCGGCGGACCGCCCGTACGGGCTGATCGAGGGGACGGTGACCCGCGACGACGCGGCACCGTCCATGATGGACTGGTAGGGCACGATGGACTTCCTGCGACCGCGCGGGCTGGCCGAGGCGCTGGCGATCCGCGCGCGGCGGCCGGACGCGGTACCGATCCGCGGCGGCACCGACCTGATGGTCGAGCTCAACTTCGACCGCGGCCGGCCCGGCGCGCTGCTCGATCTCGGCCGGCTCGACGAACTCGACGGCTGGGACCGGGACGGCGACACGATCAGGGTCGGCGCCGGGCTGCCCTACCAGCGGATCGTGGCGGAACTGGCGACCGCACTGCCGGCGCTCGCGATGGCCTCGCGGACGGTCGGGTCGCCGCAGATCCGCAACCGGGGCACCGTGGGCGGCAACCTCGGCTCCGCCTCGCCGGCCGGCGACGCGCACCCGCCGCTGCTGGTGTCCGACGCCTCGATCGAGGTTGCCTCGGTGCGCGGCGCCAGGCGGATCCCGGCGACCGAGTTCTACCAGGGGGTCAAGCGGTCCGCGCTGGCCGCCGACGAGCTGATCGTCGCGGTGCACCTGCCGGCGGCGGCCGGGCCGCAGCAGTTCGCCAAGGTCGGTACCCGCAACGCGATGGTGATCGCGGTCTGCTCGCTGGCGCTCGCGCTGGACCCGGCCACCGAGCGGGTACGGGTGGCGCTCGGCTCGGCGGCCCCGACACCGCGCCGGTGCGCCGAGGCCGAACGGTTCCTCACCGCCGAACTGGCCGACCGTCGCTGGTGGACGGTGGGTACCCCGGTGTCGGAGCCGGTGCTGCGGCGGTTCGGTGCGCTGGTCGCCGCCGCGGCGGCGCCGATCGACGACGTGCGCGGCACCGCGGACTACCGGCGCCGGGCGCTGGCCGTACTGGCCCGGCGGACGGCGACGTGGAGCCTCCGGGAGTACCGACAGGGGGGTCGGACATGCGCCTGACGATGACCGTGAACGGGACCGAACGGGTGGTCGACGACGTCTGGGCGGGTGAGAGCCTGCTCTACGTGCTGCGCGAACGGGCCGGCCTGCCCGGCTCGAAGAACGCCTGCGAGCAGGGCGAGTGCGGCTCCTGCACGGTGTACCTGGACGGTGCGCCGGTGTGCGCCTGCCTGGTCGCCGCGGGGCAGGCGGCGGGCCGGCAGGTGCGTACCGTCGAGGGGCTGTGCGACGGGGACGCGCTGGACGTGGTGCAGCAGGCGTTCCTCGCCGCCGGTGCGGTGCAGTGCGGGTTCTGCACGCCGGGGCTGATCGTCGCCGCGCACGACCTGCTCGCCCGCAACCCGGCGCCGGACGACGCGACGATCCGCGAGGCGCTGTCCGGCAACCTGTGCCGGTGCACCGGGTACGAGAAGATCCTCGATGCGGTACGCCTCGCGGCGGCGCGGCGCGCCGGCCGGGAGGTGGCCCGATGAGCCTCGTTCTCACCGGCGGCGTGGTGGCCACCGTGGACGGCCGGGACACCGAGTACGAGACGGGGTACGTGGTGGTCGAGGACGGCCGGATCGCCGCGGTCGGCGCGGGTGCCGCG from the Actinocatenispora thailandica genome contains:
- a CDS encoding lamin tail domain-containing protein; this encodes MRAAMRVGIGAAAAGLAAVVLTATPGTAATPAVHFAGIQYNAPGADTTRNVNGEYVKISNSGSRAVSIRGWSVRDAAGHRYTFPTYTIKAHDSLWLHSGKGRHTHRTFYWGSGWHIWNNNGDTATLRDTHRVHDTCRWTRSTSSGWKTC
- a CDS encoding DUF1684 domain-containing protein; amino-acid sequence: MESRTDADTALQLADWRRTVAELYAQVRAAADPVAGHARWRAGRDALFGRHPQSPLAATDPLRGTGLPYWPYDPALRFELPVTPPDAPQRREVDTGADGVTSYELIGSVRLPAPVSGTLAVWWTRQYGGGLFLPVRDGTAGRTSYGAGRYLLDTAKGADLGGSGGSLLLDLNFLYHPSCRYDDSWVCPLAPAENTLAAEIRAGERL
- a CDS encoding LysR family transcriptional regulator — translated: MLNLERLRVLRAIAATGSVRGAAATLHVTTSAVSQQMARLEREIGQPLVERNGRGIRLTDAALLLSEHAGALLAQAEAVETDLARHRGAVVGELRLAAFATAARGLLPTALAALHDRYPALRTRTAEQEPDVALPAVASGDLDLAIAQDWPESPLTLPAGSARTGLLDDVFDVALPAGHRLADRPTLDLVELAADDWVGWSAGQLCHDWLRRTVPDARVPHTASEHATQLALVAAGLGVALLPRLGRDPVPDGVRFAAVRPAPVRRVFAVWRSAAARQPAIRAALAALRDAGRR
- a CDS encoding nucleotidyltransferase family protein, whose amino-acid sequence is MTGTTVAGLLLAAGAGRRFGRPKALVSFRGRTLLEHGVALLTGGGCDPVYVVSGAAPLTCPGATVVANPGWATGMGSSLRAGVEALPARVDAVVVALVDQPLVGPAAVRRLLAAYRRGARLAVAGYAGRPRNPVLLSREYWPGVLASARGDRGARGYLRSHPELVTLVDCDGTGSPADIDTPEDLDSLSG
- a CDS encoding aldo/keto reductase, producing MTDTFLLGGDLPVRRIGFGALRLPGRPAAARTRAVAVARRAVDLGVTLIDTADSYDLGDNETLLAEALHPYPDSLVLATKAGRINLGDAWYDCGRPEYLRQQAELSLRRLRLDRIDLFQLHRIDATVPPADQYGALRQLRDEGKVRHVGLSEVSVAEIEAARRIVPVAAVQNRYNLSDRRHEDVLAYCERHGIAFLPWLPVAPRTLTPAARAVAARHDATPPQVALAWLLQRSRVLLPIPGTASQRHLAENVAAATLQLSTEDVAALTAEPAGLPDRP
- a CDS encoding endo alpha-1,4 polygalactosaminidase, which codes for MIDRSRSGTRRALSAVIVLAATLVAAGVPAGGVPDVVAPPGNAGVDYQLGAPYPPPSGVRVVSRDRSARPAPGVYTICYVNAYQTQPGELGWWRAHHDDLLLHDADGNEVVDPDWGEVLLDTSTAAKRATLAAVVGRWMHGCARDGFRAVEPDNLDSWTRSRRLLDRSDALAYAGLLIARAHADGLAIGQKNTAEVSAAGRRAGFDFAVAEECAEYGECGDYTAVYGDEVFVIEYDRAGFVRACRTVGERLSVVLRDREVTAPGSASYVHDAC
- a CDS encoding class F sortase, which gives rise to MTQPASDPGGRDSEAPTVEFPAPAFPAPELRAPAFPAPDFPASDFRAPAAPAPVPPTAGHPGAGADTVELPERGAEREPRGRPEGDGAHERGKQPERDVERERPGRPERDGAHERGGERDGPPPAEWDPLAHGGAAGWRTVLGVLLVLGGVLGATLLVLAMMRAPTPPPQPTAAQAPPSAVVAPPAPSTSATPAPSAAAPLPPSTPVRIDVARAHIHAPIIATGLDADDTVAVPPIDHPYLTGWYDRSVTPGQSGAAVLLGHVDSHRTGPAVFYYLGALTRGDTVQVTRADHTVAVFTVDGVAGYEKTRFPATAVYGPTAGPSLRLVTCGGRFDERTHSYERNVVVFASLTSSHRETAAEAARPLQTTS
- a CDS encoding B12-binding domain-containing radical SAM protein, which translates into the protein MRVTMVLPALTEATSPRLRPIKYSLFPPLGLATLAGYLSDSDEVRIVDEHVQPLRLDDDRPDLAVIQPYITSARRAYRLAAAYRAKGVHVAMGGLHVTSLPEEAARHADTIFLGPGEDIWPAFLADFRARRPRPRYESRERTLVRLPPVRRDLIDRRRYLVPNSLVVSRGCPHHCDFCYKDAFFTGGKSFYTQAVDDALAEIERLPGRHLYFLDDHLFGNRRFAEALFDGMRGMGRVWQAAGTVDSVLAPGLLERAVDAGLRSLFVGFETVNDANLPAQRKRQNIGRDYAAVVRRLHGAGVMVNASFVFGMDDDGPDVFDRTVDWAVGQGIETATFHIMTPYPGTALYQRMQQAGRILHTDWDRYDTRHVVYRPARLTAAELTDGYRRAYRDFYRWPAIWRGAGTKPPGRDRLRHLAYAGGWKKLSPLWHPLIRARQVSRALPFLESLLGSFGARRSAPPARTARAARPGASPSLDTARPRDPAR